The genomic stretch TGGGCCCACTACGAGCGCGCGTGGGCCGCGTTCAACCACGTGCGGCTCGCGACCTCCGCGGGCGCGAGCGCGGCGCTCGTCGTCGCCCTGACCTAGGGCAGGCTCAACCCACGACCCGGCGCCACAGCGACCGCCGCTCGTTGACGTCGAGCTCGCGCGGCGCCGAACGCTCGTCGTCGCGCAGCGCCCGCGCGTACGCCCACACGACCGCGATCGGCACCCCGATGACGAAGAGGATCGCGAGCCCCCACAGCAGCACCCGCCCGACGTACGCGGGCCGGAACACGGTCATGCGCCCGACCGTGGCGGGAAGCCGCTCGAGGATCGCACGCGGCGCCGGCTCGGCGAACGTGAACCAGATGCTCTTCTTCGTCGACCTGCCGTCGATGAAGGCGATCGAGCGCGACCGCGTCCGGTCGCTCGACGCGAGGAGGCCGATCTCCGGCGCGCCCCGGCTCGCGAAGCACACCCGCACCGGGACGTCGCCGGGCGGCGCCGGGATCGGCCACTGGACGACCGCCCCGTCCGGCTGGCCCGCCGGGATCTCCGCCGTGTAGGCGTAGCCCGGACCGGTGAGCCGGACGGCGATGGGCGGCGCCGGCCCGTCCGGGCTGGCGAGCTTGAAGCGGATGACCTCGCTGTGGTGCTCGGCGACCGCGTAGCGGAAGCACGCCGGGGAGCCCTGCCGCAGCGGCACGGTGTCGGTGTGCGCCAGCGACGCCGGCGACGGGATCTCCGCCGGCTGGTCGCGCTGCTTGGCCACGAACGGCCGCACGACGAGGACCGCCCCCAGCACGAAGACGACCACGGCGCTCCACACGGCCGCCTTACGCATAGAACCTCGCCACCACGATGCCGAACGCACTCAGCTGCAGCAGGACGAGACCGGCGAGCAGCGCGCCGGTCCCGGCCGCGCGGATGCGGCCGGGCAGCGCCGACGCCGCCCCCGCGATCGCCACGCCGTAGAGCGGCACGAGCATGAGCAGGTACCGGCCGGTGATGACCGGATCGGCCGGGTTGACCAGCAGCGAGCGGAACGCGGCGGCGTGCAGCGACAGGATCACGAGCGCCGCGGCGACGAGCAGCACCAGCACCGCGGCGGCGTGGCCGGCGAGCAGGCGCCGGCGTCGCCAGGCGGCCACGGCGAGCAGGACGAGGCCGACCCAGATGAGGTCGCGCACCAGGTTGAGCAGGTCGCGCGGGAAGCCGACCTCGAACTGCACGAAGGTGCCGAAGAAGCGGTCGAGGTAGACCTGCTGGGCGCCCCACTCGGGCCCCACCGGAGCGGACATCCCGGGCAGCTTGGGCAGGTAGAACTGCCACAGGTACGACCAGAAGCCGGTCAGCTCGCCGAAGCGCAGGCGTGTCGCGTAGACGGCGACGACGACGAGGACGACGACGACGGCGACCGCCCATCCGGCGGCGGCCGCGAGCCGGGAGCCGCGGGGCGGGGAAGCGCCACCGGCGGCGGCCGCGAGCCGGGAGCCGGAGGGCGGGGAAGCGCCACCGGCGGCGGCCGCGAGCCGGGAGCCGGAGGGCGAGGAAGCGCCACCGGCGGCGGCCGCGAGCCGGGAGCCGGAGGGCGGGGAAGCGCCATCGGCGGTGGCCGTCGCGCCGCGGCGCCACCGCCACCACCCCACCCCCATCGCGAACACCGCCGGCGCGACGAGCCCGAGCGCGCGCCCCTGCGTGAACCCCGCCGCCACGACCACGGCCACGAGCGCCAGCACCTGGCGCCACCCGGGGCCGCGCTGCGCGATCACCGCCATCAGATAGAGCGCCCCAGCGCACAACGGCACGAGCAGCGCGTCGGGCGTCACGCGAGTCGTGACGTCGAGCAGCACCGGCTGCAGCGCGACCGCGGCCGTCGCCACCGTCTGCAGCTCCCGCCGCCGGCCGAACACCTCGCCCGCGAGCAGCCACGTCAGCGCCACGGTCGCCATCAGCAGCAGCACGCCGTAGACGCGCATCGCGTACAGCCGGTCGAAGAGCGTCCCCCCGGCGATCTTGTACGGCACCGCCGCCGTGAGGTAGTACAGCGGCGGGTTCAGCCAGGCGTTGTTGCCGATCGCGTCGATCTTCTGGTCATGGCCCACGGTGCGGTCGTCGACCGCGCGCCAGATGCGCTCGTCCTCCCTCGTCCACAGCGGACGCGCGGCGACGTTGCCGCGCAGCGGCTCGAGCCCCGCCCACAGCCACGCCGTCCACTGCTCGGTCGACACCGACGGCGGGTACGCGGCCTGGAGCAGGCCCGTCTCGCTGTGGCGCCACGGGATCTCCCCCGCGTCGGCGATCTTCTGCACGTAGCCGAAGTGCGCGCTCTCGTCGGCGCCCTGCAGCGCCGGGACGGCGTAGGTCCACGCCAGCCCGGCGACCAGCGTCACGAGCAGGAGAACGAGCAGGGGCCGCGGGATGCGACGTGATCGGCGCACCACGGTCCCGCTCAGGCCGTGTCAGCGGCGCGAGTCGTCGCCGGGATCGAGAACGCGCTTGCCGCGCCCGAGCTCGCCGGCCGCCGGCCGCCACAGCCCCGGGTAGACCTGCACGACCTGGCGGCCCGTGTCGACGAGCCCGCCGAGAGCCACCAGCACCGCGCCGATGAATGCCACGTAGACGCCGATCTCGGTGCTGACGTCGCCGCTGACGTCGGCCGGCCAGATGATCCGGCGCAGGATCAGCACCGCGAGCACGATGCCGAGGATCGTCCGCACGATGAGCACCGGACGCGTCTGGCGCACCAGCGCCGTGCCGATGGTCACGATGGCGCCGGCCAGGATCACGAAGCGCAGGTTCGTGAACGTCTGCCAGCCGGTCGTGTCATCGGTCGACCCGTCCGGGCGCACGATGTGGTACCAGGTCATGAACAACGCCAAGACCACGATCAGCGCGCCGATCGCGCTGAGCGCGCGGCCGACGTTGGGCTTGAGCAGGGGCATGGGGTCTCCGGAGGGTAGCGTCAGCGCCGGAAGAACAGGCGGTAGGCGGCCTGCTCCATCCAGGCTGGAACGGGCCGCGGCCCCCAGAAGTAGCGGTATATCTGCCGCTCGGCGAACCCGGCCTCGCTGGCCCGGGCGAGCTCGGCCCGCCGCGCGTACAGGGCCGCGTGCTTGGACCGCAGCATCCCGTACAGCCGCCGGTACTGCCGCCGGGCGCCGAACACCATCGACTCCCCGTGGCGGCGGTACAGGAACGTGACCTCGTCGACCTTCGCCCCGCGCCACCCGCGCTCGAGCGCGCCGAGCCAGAAGTCCCAGTCCTCGTAGCCGGTGCGGAACGCGGGGTCGTA from Capillimicrobium parvum encodes the following:
- a CDS encoding glycosyltransferase family 39 protein; protein product: MRRSRRIPRPLLVLLLVTLVAGLAWTYAVPALQGADESAHFGYVQKIADAGEIPWRHSETGLLQAAYPPSVSTEQWTAWLWAGLEPLRGNVAARPLWTREDERIWRAVDDRTVGHDQKIDAIGNNAWLNPPLYYLTAAVPYKIAGGTLFDRLYAMRVYGVLLLMATVALTWLLAGEVFGRRRELQTVATAAVALQPVLLDVTTRVTPDALLVPLCAGALYLMAVIAQRGPGWRQVLALVAVVVAAGFTQGRALGLVAPAVFAMGVGWWRWRRGATATADGASPPSGSRLAAAAGGASSPSGSRLAAAAGGASPPSGSRLAAAAGGASPPRGSRLAAAAGWAVAVVVVLVVVAVYATRLRFGELTGFWSYLWQFYLPKLPGMSAPVGPEWGAQQVYLDRFFGTFVQFEVGFPRDLLNLVRDLIWVGLVLLAVAAWRRRRLLAGHAAAVLVLLVAAALVILSLHAAAFRSLLVNPADPVITGRYLLMLVPLYGVAIAGAASALPGRIRAAGTGALLAGLVLLQLSAFGIVVARFYA